The Clostridia bacterium DNA window CGGCCGCCCGAAAGCCTTCGCCCGCCCCGCACGACGAGCCCGTGCGGCGTCTCCTCCACATCCGCGCCCAGACGGGAAAGCTGGGCGGCCATGACGGCGAGCCGATCGCTCTCCTTCACGCGCAGCTCGCCGCAGTCGCGGAAGCGGCTGCGGCCACCGGCCGCGAGGGCGAGGACGGCGAGGACGGGCACTTCGTCGACGAGGCGCGGGACGAGGCCGCCCGCGATCTCGAAGGGCCGCAGGCCGCCGTCCGGGGCCCGCACGGTGACATCGGCCACCGGCTCGCCGGCGACGACGCGCTCCTCACGAAGCTCCACCTGAGCGCCGGCCATGCGCAGCGCGTCGAGCACCCCGCTGCGCGTCGGGTTGACGCCGACGCCGCGCACGGTGACGGCGCTGCCCGGCACGATCGCCGCGGCGACGAAGAAGAACGCGGCGGACGAGATATCCCCCGGCACCACGACGCGCTGGCCGCGCAGCCGGGCGCCGCCGTCGACGGCGACGGTGACGGCGCCGTCCGGCCCCTCGTCCCTTGCGACGCGCGCGCCGAACGCCGCCAGCATGCGTTCTGTGTGGTCACGCGAGGCGGACGGCTCCGTCACGGCCGTGCGGCCGCGGGCCCGCAGGCCGGCGAGGAGGATGGCCGACTTCACCTGCGCGCTCGCGACCGGGCTCGTCCACTCGATGCCGCGCAGGCGGCCGCCACGGATGGAGAGCGGCGCCCACCGCCCGCCCTCGCGGCCGTCGATGCGCGCACCCATGCGGCGGAGCGGCTCGACGACGCGCGCCATGGGCCGGCGGCGGAGGGATGCGTCACCGGTGAGGGAGGCGAAGAGGTCGTAACCGGCGAGCAACCCGGCGGAGAGGCGCAGCGTCGTGCCGGAATTGCCGCAATCGATGACGTCCTCCGGCTCCGCCGGCCCGTCCGGCCGCGGTCGGACGACCCATGGCCCGCCGGGCGGCGTCTCCACCTCCGCGCCGAGCGCCCGCGCCACCGCGACGGAGCTTCGCGTGTCGGCCGCGTCGAGCGGCCGTTCGATCACCGTCGCCCCCTCCGCCACGGCGCCGAGGAGGATCGCGCGGTGCGTGATCGACTTGTCGCCGGGGACCTCGAGGGTGGCTTCGAACGGTCCGGCCGCCGGAGGCACCACGAGCGCGTCGCCGAAGTCCGTTCTCTC harbors:
- the aroA gene encoding 3-phosphoshikimate 1-carboxyvinyltransferase; its protein translation is MAGHGERTDFGDALVVPPAAGPFEATLEVPGDKSITHRAILLGAVAEGATVIERPLDAADTRSSVAVARALGAEVETPPGGPWVVRPRPDGPAEPEDVIDCGNSGTTLRLSAGLLAGYDLFASLTGDASLRRRPMARVVEPLRRMGARIDGREGGRWAPLSIRGGRLRGIEWTSPVASAQVKSAILLAGLRARGRTAVTEPSASRDHTERMLAAFGARVARDEGPDGAVTVAVDGGARLRGQRVVVPGDISSAAFFFVAAAIVPGSAVTVRGVGVNPTRSGVLDALRMAGAQVELREERVVAGEPVADVTVRAPDGGLRPFEIAGGLVPRLVDEVPVLAVLALAAGGRSRFRDCGELRVKESDRLAVMAAQLSRLGADVEETPHGLVVRGGRRLSGGRVSACGDHRVAMALAVAGLLCREPVHVEGAGAVRISFPGFAASFAALRGEDQPV